The following are encoded together in the Coffea arabica cultivar ET-39 chromosome 1c, Coffea Arabica ET-39 HiFi, whole genome shotgun sequence genome:
- the LOC113736623 gene encoding F-box/kelch-repeat protein At3g06240-like, protein MDVLSEDILMEILVRLPVKCLFQFKCVSKSWCSLIKSPRFTHLHVTRAKNGDQEGVILVKRFIKDERKIVLSFHSKDESLSLQVVAPDFEVPYSTYLNMILVGTCHGIICLKSNESGGIYLCNPATREFLTLPDPPFRCPQGYFCQLGEMGFGFDAISDDFKIITFTEITPDEYNDDLNSCKVDIYSLSTNSWRELDPDVTLPEWVYNPRFSVLFNGCFHWCTPLITDSFGLQILSFEFSTEQFREIQFPDGAPDTEGEYGMQKLIVLDNSLALMWYNITGSQISDQHFDIWVMMEYGVQESWVKKFSIGPLSGIDCPLSSWNSNKLLWEMSNGQLASCPVLGDNRGSLTKYNIHGSPTTLQADIYHESLVALGELCGRRMN, encoded by the coding sequence ATGGATGTTCTTTCGGAGGACATCCTGATGGAGATCTTGGTGAGATTACCCGTGAAATGTTTGTTCCAATTCAAATGCGTTAGCAAATCTTGGTGCTCTTTGATCAAAAGCCCCCGTTTCACGCATTTGCATGTCACTCGAGCCAAGAACGGCGATCAGGAAGGTGTCATCCTGGTGAAGCGCTTCATCAAGGATGAGAGAAAAATTGTTTTATCATTCCATTCAAAGGATGAATCTTTATCTCTCCAGGTTGTGGCCCCTGATTTTGAGGTGCCGTACTCAACTTACCTCAATATGATTTTGGTCGGCACATGCCATGGCATAATTTGTCTTAAAAGTAATGAATCGGGTGGTATTTATTTGTGCAATCCTGCAACTCGAGAGTTTCTTACACTCCCTGATCCTCCCTTTCGTTGCCCACAAGGGTATTTTTGCCAGCTGGGTGAAATGGGGTTTGGGTTTGATGCAATCAGTGACGATTTCAAGATCATCACTTTTACAGAAATTACTCCTGACGAATACAATGATGATCTTAATTCCTGCAAAGTTGACATATACAGTCTCAGTACTAATTCTTGGAGAGAACTCGATCCAGACGTCACCCTGCCGGAATGGGTGTATAACCCACGCTTCTCTGTTTTATTTAATGGATGCTTCCATTGGTGCACACCATTAATTACTGATTCTTTTGGCCTCCAGATCCTTTCTTTTGAATTTAGCACTGAGCAATTTCGAGAAATTCAATTTCCTGATGGAGCACCAGACACTGAAGGAGAATATGGTATGCAGAAACTCATTGTCTTGGACAATTCACTTGCCTTGATGTGGTATAACATTACAGGGAGTCAAATTTCGGATCAGCATTTCGACATATGGGTGATGATGGAGTACGGTGTGCAGGAGTCTTGGGTTAAAAAGTTTTCCATAGGACCACTCTCAGGAATCGACTGCCCGTTATCTTCGTGGAACAGTAATAAACTGCTTTGGGAAATGAGCAATGGACAGTTGGCTTCATGTCCTGTCCTAGGTGATAATCGAGGAAGTCTTACAAAATACAACATTCATGGGTCTCCAACCACCTTGCAAGCTGATATTTATCATGAAAGTTTGGTTGCTCTCGGTGAACTATGCGGTCGTCGAATGAACTGA